One Fibrobacter sp. genomic window carries:
- a CDS encoding FISUMP domain-containing protein yields the protein LRNQVTGTMVDPRDGREYRTVGIGDHMWMQEDLAYNTNNTANLYTWTQAMGGLPDSLDEGDYLNSYIQGICPDGWRVMSYSDAGELSDYFRALSNGGYQFEEKCYVGKTGWKYDDRTYPEFFKGPDCMNTDFTAKNISITTITSKENDKGHVAGLWISGAKPKKGAALIIENAVYTGQISYSFSKSAYYDFSSYLSIRCVKNEEREIVYKTAKDAPIYTTHR from the coding sequence ATCTCCGTAATCAAGTTACTGGCACAATGGTTGATCCGCGCGACGGGCGCGAATATAGAACGGTAGGCATTGGAGACCATATGTGGATGCAAGAAGATTTGGCATACAACACCAACAATACCGCAAATCTTTATACGTGGACACAAGCGATGGGAGGCCTTCCCGATTCGCTTGACGAAGGCGATTATTTAAACAGCTATATTCAAGGAATTTGTCCAGATGGATGGCGAGTGATGTCATATAGCGATGCCGGGGAACTTTCCGACTATTTTAGAGCGCTGAGTAACGGCGGATATCAATTTGAAGAAAAATGCTATGTCGGAAAAACGGGATGGAAATACGATGACAGGACCTACCCTGAGTTCTTTAAAGGACCAGATTGCATGAATACAGACTTCACCGCTAAAAACATTTCAATTACCACCATAACATCAAAGGAAAACGATAAGGGGCATGTGGCGGGATTGTGGATATCTGGAGCAAAGCCCAAGAAGGGAGCCGCACTGATAATAGAGAATGCAGTCTACACGGGGCAAATTTCGTATTCATTCAGTAAATCCGCCTATTATGACTTTTCATCTTACCTGTCTATCCGGTGCGTAAAAAATGAAGAGCGGGAAATAGTATATAAAACGGCGAAGGACGCTCCTATATACACTACACATAGATAG
- a CDS encoding GH116 family glycosyl hydrolase: protein MSIKDYLAGAKMAGSVQKLMTPGLAVEFIQPWYTPLSTTPSTTGIAVGGIGSTFTATPAGTTPVMNVMPGVQVRTEKPADLRFNNFFFRESVIGAKAALEIGDFAGFTQMLAKYPLVDAKGEALFTAAELADKKKAEAKLNKAIAEKDFFKNNKAAFERWHIEWSDRTAALLNKAGAELNRSAVIDFFNGVVGEKIARQGALTAAWADDKEFLGQEGYDAAKMQYSALYPVSETKYEGKGVQIVKTQSSYVTPGDERLSSLPVNATVFTLENTTKEVREVTIVQVQDCIAGYMAKKDRQGVQDSSFVLVPSARFPKGVKFSKTASDGREVRGLQFYNEKALAESDFNGCMGVSVAWNKKDNLNVSVKPMFYQDDAASVLKGALRSGRVSESWVKNVYSGRETMAGAVAVTVVLKPKQKVSFQFNLVLDFPEIKLNKLTSAKKYTAFYPEAFGRVEAMLDEALSADKNFDARLKAFENLVPKKAVAKIYKTAAKQNEFKSLAINTLSFLAEATVWDKDDRFLVRECADYPFFNSLDVYFYGSFSLMALMPRLDGVVMKRFGDAILAVNNNRRRHHEYVNHPFADLPDPKLEGPRAVRGAVIHDLGSPFDAEPDAYDWHNVKEWKDLAPKYVLMVLRHFHKTQDMQNLQDCKEAVYAAMEYLEKMVNEGENFPLTHGTDDTFDNLSSHGISVYCGSLWIAGLRAAAKIAELLGDKAQADIWNAKADSANKEFDEALWDEAEGYYHFFVTPMEAKDIVADKLPKLADAIKETLVIDGNDVKAALKAINEWLNSGEIPSDVELSKNELRGLKKAWLTAQCKEAFTASWNAKIANDCDDVFADTMLADTYLRLLGLKPISDEKKAKANLLRVFNTNYKANSPLIGAANLVRKDGSPLDEFNFQAHDVWIGIQYSIMTAMMFHGLEKEAAVMGDSMIRNLYDEARIPFAAPEGFNGSCRLHPEALVKAFGLSATAADKMHKELLKKGALLADSRISPKLPRNLPAFVKAFGAIAKSNKVEASALFMLLHSTALKYTAGKYFRPGMVFALLY from the coding sequence ATGAGCATCAAAGATTACCTCGCCGGCGCCAAGATGGCCGGTTCCGTCCAGAAACTCATGACACCGGGCCTCGCCGTGGAATTCATCCAACCGTGGTACACCCCGCTTTCCACGACGCCCTCCACCACGGGTATCGCCGTGGGCGGTATCGGCTCTACGTTTACGGCAACACCTGCCGGCACAACTCCCGTGATGAACGTGATGCCGGGCGTGCAGGTCCGCACCGAAAAGCCCGCCGACCTCCGCTTCAACAACTTCTTCTTCCGCGAATCCGTGATTGGCGCCAAGGCCGCCCTCGAAATCGGCGACTTCGCCGGCTTCACGCAGATGCTCGCCAAGTACCCGCTCGTGGACGCCAAGGGCGAAGCACTCTTTACCGCCGCTGAACTTGCCGACAAGAAGAAGGCCGAGGCCAAGCTCAACAAGGCCATCGCCGAAAAGGATTTCTTCAAGAACAACAAGGCCGCCTTCGAACGCTGGCACATCGAATGGAGCGACCGCACCGCCGCCCTCCTGAACAAGGCCGGTGCAGAACTCAACCGCAGCGCCGTCATCGACTTCTTCAACGGCGTCGTCGGCGAAAAGATTGCCCGCCAGGGCGCCCTCACCGCCGCCTGGGCAGACGACAAGGAATTCCTGGGCCAAGAAGGCTACGATGCCGCCAAGATGCAGTATAGCGCCCTCTACCCGGTGAGCGAAACCAAGTACGAAGGCAAGGGCGTGCAGATTGTGAAGACCCAGTCCAGCTACGTGACTCCGGGTGACGAACGCCTCTCCAGCCTCCCCGTGAACGCCACCGTGTTCACTCTCGAAAACACCACCAAGGAAGTCCGCGAAGTGACCATCGTACAGGTGCAGGACTGCATCGCCGGCTACATGGCCAAGAAGGACCGCCAAGGCGTGCAGGACTCGAGCTTCGTGCTCGTGCCGTCGGCCCGCTTCCCGAAGGGTGTCAAGTTCAGCAAGACTGCAAGCGACGGACGCGAAGTGCGCGGCCTGCAGTTCTACAACGAGAAGGCTCTCGCCGAAAGCGACTTCAACGGTTGCATGGGTGTTTCCGTTGCCTGGAACAAGAAGGATAACCTGAACGTCTCCGTGAAGCCGATGTTCTACCAGGACGACGCCGCCTCCGTGCTGAAGGGCGCTCTCCGTAGCGGCCGCGTCAGCGAATCCTGGGTCAAGAACGTCTACAGCGGCCGCGAAACGATGGCCGGTGCCGTCGCCGTGACCGTGGTTTTGAAGCCCAAGCAGAAGGTCAGCTTCCAGTTCAACCTGGTGCTCGACTTCCCCGAAATCAAGCTGAACAAGCTCACTTCCGCCAAGAAGTACACCGCCTTCTACCCCGAAGCATTCGGCCGCGTAGAAGCCATGCTCGACGAAGCCCTCTCCGCCGACAAGAACTTCGACGCCCGCCTCAAGGCCTTTGAAAACCTCGTGCCGAAAAAGGCCGTCGCCAAGATTTACAAGACTGCCGCCAAGCAGAACGAATTCAAGAGCCTCGCCATCAACACGCTCAGCTTCCTCGCCGAAGCCACCGTGTGGGACAAGGACGACCGCTTCCTCGTTCGCGAATGCGCCGACTATCCGTTCTTCAACTCGCTGGACGTCTACTTCTACGGTAGTTTCAGCCTCATGGCCCTCATGCCGCGCCTTGACGGCGTGGTGATGAAGCGCTTCGGTGACGCCATCCTCGCGGTGAACAACAACCGCCGCCGTCACCACGAATACGTGAACCATCCGTTCGCCGACCTCCCGGATCCGAAACTCGAAGGCCCGCGCGCCGTGCGTGGCGCCGTGATTCACGACCTCGGAAGCCCCTTCGATGCCGAACCGGATGCCTACGACTGGCACAACGTGAAGGAATGGAAGGATCTCGCCCCGAAGTACGTGCTGATGGTTCTCCGCCACTTCCACAAGACGCAGGACATGCAGAACCTGCAGGACTGCAAGGAAGCCGTCTATGCCGCAATGGAATACCTCGAGAAGATGGTGAACGAAGGCGAAAACTTCCCGCTCACCCACGGTACTGACGATACGTTTGACAACCTCTCCAGCCACGGCATTTCCGTGTACTGCGGTAGCCTCTGGATTGCCGGCCTCCGTGCTGCGGCCAAGATTGCCGAACTCCTCGGCGACAAGGCCCAGGCCGACATTTGGAACGCCAAGGCCGACTCCGCCAACAAGGAATTCGACGAAGCCCTGTGGGACGAAGCCGAAGGTTACTACCACTTCTTCGTGACTCCGATGGAAGCCAAGGACATCGTTGCCGACAAGCTCCCGAAACTGGCTGATGCCATCAAGGAAACTCTCGTCATTGACGGTAACGACGTGAAGGCCGCCCTCAAGGCTATCAACGAATGGCTCAACTCCGGCGAAATTCCGAGCGACGTGGAACTTTCCAAGAACGAACTCCGCGGCCTCAAGAAGGCATGGCTCACCGCCCAGTGCAAGGAAGCCTTTACCGCCAGCTGGAACGCCAAGATCGCCAACGACTGCGACGACGTCTTCGCCGACACGATGCTCGCCGACACCTACCTCCGCCTCCTCGGCCTGAAGCCGATCAGCGACGAAAAGAAGGCCAAGGCGAACCTGCTCCGCGTATTCAACACGAACTACAAGGCCAACAGCCCGCTCATCGGTGCCGCAAACCTTGTCCGCAAGGATGGTTCTCCGCTCGATGAATTCAACTTCCAGGCTCACGACGTATGGATCGGCATCCAGTACAGCATCATGACCGCCATGATGTTCCACGGCCTCGAGAAGGAAGCTGCCGTCATGGGCGATTCCATGATCCGCAACCTCTACGACGAAGCCCGCATCCCGTTCGCCGCACCGGAAGGATTCAACGGCTCCTGCCGCCTGCACCCGGAAGCGCTCGTGAAGGCTTTCGGCCTGAGCGCTACCGCCGCCGACAAGATGCACAAGGAACTCCTGAAGAAGGGCGCCCTCCTTGCCGACAGCCGCATCAGCCCGAAGCTCCCCCGCAATCTGCCCGCCTTCGTGAAGGCCTTCGGCGCCATTGCCAAGAGCAACAAGGTTGAGGCGAGCGCGCTGTTCATGCTGCTCCACAGCACGGCTCTGAAGTACACCGCCGGCAAATACTTCCGCCCCGGCATGGTGTTCGCTCTGCTGTATTAA
- a CDS encoding TIGR02147 family protein, whose protein sequence is MKSILEYKDYHLYLQDYYDERKRLGAFSWREFCKSAGFSSPNFLKLVCMGQSKLSKVKAISVARSMGLVGFEEDYFYELVTFCNAEKDSVKKTALLEMQRIALEHKVRVVDGDAFQYYESWKYPVLRELIPMMPGACPRDIAEECKEHVSAEEVRDILNFLLKAGFLKKDGDKVYSQTEQTVIGSKEALPIAIRAMHKEMANMAARAVDRYSPSERYFAGITLSVNEEANKRIIAEIDACCKKILSIANEYNDQNQVFRMNFQFFPVTDKIKEPCHA, encoded by the coding sequence ATGAAGTCGATTCTCGAATATAAGGACTACCACCTGTATTTGCAAGATTATTACGATGAACGCAAGCGTCTGGGTGCGTTCTCGTGGCGTGAATTCTGCAAGAGTGCCGGTTTTTCTTCTCCAAATTTCCTTAAACTTGTTTGCATGGGCCAGAGCAAGCTCTCGAAGGTCAAGGCTATTTCTGTGGCTAGGTCGATGGGGCTTGTTGGATTCGAGGAAGATTATTTCTATGAACTCGTTACATTCTGCAATGCCGAAAAGGATTCTGTCAAGAAGACTGCGCTCCTTGAAATGCAGAGGATTGCACTGGAACACAAGGTGCGCGTTGTCGATGGGGATGCCTTCCAGTATTATGAATCTTGGAAGTATCCCGTATTGAGGGAACTTATCCCGATGATGCCGGGGGCTTGCCCGCGCGATATCGCCGAAGAATGCAAGGAGCACGTGTCTGCTGAGGAAGTCCGTGACATTTTGAACTTCTTGCTCAAGGCCGGATTCTTGAAGAAGGATGGTGACAAGGTCTATTCACAGACGGAGCAGACCGTCATCGGCTCGAAGGAGGCTTTGCCCATCGCGATCCGAGCCATGCACAAGGAGATGGCCAACATGGCGGCCCGTGCCGTCGACCGTTATTCTCCGAGCGAACGCTATTTCGCAGGGATTACGCTCAGCGTGAATGAAGAAGCGAACAAGAGGATTATTGCAGAAATAGATGCCTGCTGCAAGAAAATCCTCTCCATAGCGAACGAATACAATGACCAGAACCAGGTTTTCCGAATGAACTTTCAGTTTTTCCCAGTCACGGACAAGATAAAGGAGCCTTGTCATGCTTAA